The Bacteroides ovatus genomic interval CTGAACCCAGAACTTTTCTTCCTTCGTTGACAACAACGGCGTTTTGAATCAGTGTACGTTTCATTTCTTTTGTGGGAATTTATGGAACCAACTATTTACTTTTAATTTTATCACACCAAATATGGCTTCTCCAAAGATGCTGCTATTCATTTTAGAAGTCCCTAATTCACGATTAATAAAGATAACGGGAACCTCGATAATTTTGAAACCACACTTATAAGCAGTGAATTTCATTTCAATCTGAAAGGCATATCCTTTGAAGCGAATATGATCTAAATCGATTGTTTCCAACACCTGGCGGCGGTAGCAAACAAATCCGGCAGTGGTGTCATGTACAGGTATTCCGGTGATAAACCGCACATATTTAGAGGCAAAGTATGACATCAATACCCGTCCCATCGGCCAATTCACTACATTCACTCCGCTGACATAACGGGAACCGATGGATACATCTCCTCCTTGTTCCGAACAAGCCTGATACAAACGGGGTAAATCATTCGGATTATGACTGAAGTCTGCATCCATTTCAAAAATATACTCGTATGCGTGTTCCAGTGCCCATTTAAATCCGGTAATGTAGGCAGTACCCAGTCCTAGTTTTCCTTTACGTTCTATCATAAAAAGCTGTTCGGGAAATTCTTGTTGCAGTTTTCTTACGATGGTTGCCGTTCCGTCCGGAGAGCCGTCTTCTATGACCAGAATATGGAATACTTGGGGAAGGCCGAAAACGGCACGGATGATATTTTCTATGTTCTCCCGTTCATTATAGGTGGGGATAATTACAATGCTATCCGATGTCTGCATATAGATACTATAAAATTTAGAAACAAAAGTAGTTCTTTTTCCTTTAGTTATAGCTGAACTAAGGAAAATTTAACGTGTTTCATGCCCCATGCGGAATAAGACGGCAGATACCTTATTATAATACTTCTGTTCTTTGGGTGTATACTCCCAATCTTTTTTGTAATTTTGCGGGGAAATTTTATAGGTATGACAATAACTGAGTTGCAACAACAATATGCTGCCCATCCCAATATGGCAGTAATGAAGCGCTTGTTGAAGGACACTTCCGTTCAGACTGTTTTTTGCGGAGGACTGTGTGCATCCGCCGCTTCTCTTTTTTCTTCTGTACTGGTGCAAGAGGGTGGTTGCCCGTTTGTATTTATTTTAGGTGATCTTGAAGAAGCCGGATATTTCTATCACGACTTGACGCAGATATTGGGTACGGAAAGAGTATTGTTCTTTCCATCTTCATTCCGTCGCTCCATCAAGTATGGACAAAAAGATGCGGCCAATGAGATTTTGCGTACAGAAGTACTTAGCCGCTTGCAAAAGGGGGAAGAGGGATTATGTATCGTTACGTACCCGGATGCATTGGCGGAGAAAGTGGTGTCGCGCAAGGAATTGAGTAATAAAACGCTGAAGCTGAATGTAGGAGAGAAAGTGGATACCACTTTCATCACCGATGTGTTGCATAGTTATGGTTTTGAATATGTAGACTACGTATATGAGCCGGGACAATATGCTGTTCGCGGTAGTATTATCGACGTTTTCTCTTTTGCTTCGGAATATCCTTATCGCATCGATTTCTTTGGTGATGAAGTGGAAAGTGTTCGTACCTTTGAAGTGGAGTCTCAATTATCCCGTGAGAAGAAAGATGGAGTGTCTATCGTTCCCGATTTGGCGGTGACAGGAGATGTAGCGACTTCTTTTCTGGATTTTATCCCGAAAGAGACTACCTTGGCGATGCGCGATTTTCTTTGGTTGCGCGAGCGAATCCAGGTGGTACACGATGAGGCGCTGACTCCACAGGCAATAGCCGTTCAGGAGGCCGAAGAGAATGGTGGCATTACATTGGAAGGGAAATTGATAGACGGCAGCGAGTTTACTGTACGGGCACTCGATTTCCGCCGGTTGGAATTTGGTAATAAACCGACCGGAACGCCCAATGCCAGCGTTACTTTCAATACATCTGCCCAGCCTATCTTTCATAAGAATTTCGATCTGGTAGCTTCTTCTTTTAAGGATTATCTGGAAAAAGGCTATTCGCTTTATATCTGCAGTGACAGCATGAAGCAAACAGATCGTATCAAAGCTATTTTTGAAGATCGGGGTGATAAGATTAATTTTACTCCCGTAGAACGTACCATTCACGAAGGTTTTGTAGATAACACACTGCGGCTCTGTATCTTCACAGACCATCAGTTGTTTGATCGTTTTCATAAATATAATCTGAAAAGTGATAAAGCCCGTTCGGGAAAAGTGGCACTATCCTTGAAAGAACTGAATCAGTTCACTCCGGGAGACTATGTGGTGCATACGGATCATGGTATCGGACGTTTTTCCGGCTTGGTACGTATTCCGAATGGTGACACTACGCAAGAGGTTTTGAAACTGGTGTTTCAAAATGAAGATGTGGTGTTCGTCTCTATTCATTCCCTGCATAAGGTTTCCAAATATAAAGGTAAAGAAGGAGAGGCTCCCCGGCTTAACAAATTAGGTACAGGTGCATGGGAGAAACTGAAAGAACGTACGAAGAGTAAAATCAAGGACATTGCCCGCGATTTGATAAAATTGTATTCGCAGCGTCGTCAGGAAAAAGGTTTCTCTTACAGTCCCGATAGTTTCTTGCAGCGTGAGCTGGAAGCATCCTTTATTTATGAAGATACACCGGATCAGAGTAAGGCGACGATTGATGTCAAGGCAGATATGGAAAGTGACCGCCCGATGGACCGTCTAGTCTGTGGCGATGTAGGATTTGGAAAAACAGAAGTTGCGATTCGTGCGGCTTTCAAAGCTGTTGCCGATAATAAACAAGTAGCCGTTCTGGTTCCGACAACAGTACTTGCTTACCAGCATTTTCAGACTTTCCGTGAACGTCTGAAAGGCTTGCCGTGTCGGGTGGAATATTTAAGCCGCGCACGTACTGCCGCACAGACCAAAGCTGTATTGAAGGGATTGAAAGATGGAGATGTCGGTATTCTGATAGGTACCCACCGTATCTTGGGAAAAGATGTCCAGTTTAAAGACTTGGGATTGTTGATTGTGGACGAAGAACAGAAATTCGGTGTCTCTGTCAAAGAAAAGCTGCGCCAGTTGAAAGTGAATGTGGATACACTGACTATGACTGCTACTCCAATTCCCCGTACCCTTCAATTTTCATTGATGGGTGCACGCGACTTGAGTGTGATTTCTACTCCGCCACCCAACCGCTATCCGATTCAGACCGAAGTGCATACTTTTAATGAAGAAGTGATAACGGATGCCATCAATTTTGAGATGAGCCGCAACGGTCAAGTCTTCTTTGTCAATAACCGGATTGCGAACTTGCCGGAATTGAAAGCGATGATCGAACGTCATATCCCGGATTGCCGTGTAGCGATTGGACATGGACAGATGGAACCGACAGAGCTGGAGAAGATTATTCTGGATTTTGTCAACTACGACTATGATGTACTCTTGGCAACTACAATCATCGAAAGTGGTATTGATATTCCGAATGCCAACACTATCATTATCAATCAGGCGCAAAACTTTGGATTGAGTGATCTCCATCAGATGCGTGGACGGGTAGGGCGTAGTAATAAAAAAGCTTTTTGTTATCTGCTGGCTCCTCCGTTAGGTAGTTTGACAGCCGAAGGAAGGCGACGTCTTCAAGCAATTGAAAACTTTAGTGATTTGGGAAGTGGCATTCATATCGCCATGCAGGATTTGGATATTCGTGGAGCCGGAAATCTGCTTGGAGCCGAACAAAGCGGATTTGTTGCCGATTTGGGATATGAGACATATCAGAAAATTCTTACTGAAGCTGTCCATGAGTTAAAGACAGACGAGTTTGCAGAACTGTATGCGGATGAAATCAAGGGCGAAGGACAAATTAGTGGAGAAGAGTTTGTAGACGAGTGTCAGGTAGAAAGCGACCTCGAACTATTGTTGCCTGCCAACTACGTAACAGGCAGCAGCGAACGTATGTTGCTCTATCGCGAACTGGATGGACTGACATTGGACAAAGATGTGGAAGCTTTCCGTGCTCGTCTGGAAGACCGCTTCGGACCGGTTCCCCGGGAAACGGAAGAACTACTCCGTATTGTGCCTCTACGCCGTCTTGCAGCCCGTTTGGGTGCAGAGAAAATCTTCCTGAAAGGTGGGCGGATGACCTTGTTTTTTGTTTCCAATCCGGATAGTCCGTTCTATCAAAGTAAGGCTTTTGGTAAAGTGATAGACTATATGATGAAATATACTCGTCGTTGTGATTTGCGTGAACAGAACGGCAGACGGAGTATGCTGATTAAGGATGTTACTAATGTGGAAACGGCGGTCAGTGTGTTGCAGGAGATTGTGGCTTTGCAATGATAAGTGGACTCTGATAATTGGTGTTTTTTAATGAGATTCAAAAGAATAAGTTTGTTTTATTACATAAGTCTGTTTATCTTTGAACTCATAATAATTTAGGTATTACAGATATGGCTGCAAAATATGAACCACAGGAAAATGAGATGCCGGAACAGGTTAATGAACCGATAGCTGCTTATCAAAGGACAGCTTCTGATATGAGTCTTTATATCCCTACGGAATATGAAAGAGAGATTATCATGCGTTCGGAAAAGGATTATGAAGAAGGTCGGTTGTATACTCAAGAAGAGGTCGATAAGCAGGTGAAACAATGGCTAGATTAAAGATTGTGTGGACAGAAACTGCTACAATTGTTTTGCGGCGGATTTTGACTTTCTATCGTGTAAGAAACGGAAATTCCAAATATAGTCGTTCTATCTATACAATGATAAACGATGTTCTGAAGTTAGTTGCCAAATATCCATATATATACAAAGCTACTTCTGTGCCTAATATACGTGTTTTTCATTGTGATTACTTTAAGGTATATTATAGAGTGCTTGAAGAATATATTCTTGTGGAAGCTATTTTTGATACTCGCCAAGATCCTGATAAAGCCCCTTTTTAAGAATTTATCTTTTCTTTCCGTATAACTTGTCTATCAAATCTGAACGTCCGATACGTCTCAACTCATTGATGATGTTTTTTCGTTCTTCCGGTTTGTACCAGAAAAAGAATTGGCGTTGTGCAAGTTTCTCCCGTTGGGTTTTGGCACTGAATATCGGTTCTAGCGTGTATGGATGGAATCCGCTATACCAGGCTTCGGTAGCCACTGTCATCGGAGTAGGAGTGAAGTCCTGCACTTGTTCCAGGTGGAAGTCCAGACGTTTGGTGATAACGGCAAGTTCCGCCATGTCTTCTTCATTGCATCCGGGATGCGAAGAGATAAAATACGGAATCAGTTGTTGACGCAGATTTTCTTCCCGGTTGATGCGGTCGAATATCTTTTTGAATGTTTCAAATTGCTCAAAAGAAGGTTTGCGCATTACGGATAATACCCGGTCACTGGTATGCTCCGGAGCTACTTTTAACCGGCCACTCACATGATTGACTATCAATTCACGGGTATATTCGGCAGTGCTACGGTTGATAGCTTCATCTTTGCTTTGATGAAGTAACAGGTCATAGCGTACACCGCTACCGATAAACGATTTTTTGATTCCGGGCAAGGTATCCACGGCATGGTAAATATCCAGTAAAGGGCGGTGATCGGTATTCAAATTCGGACAAACTTTCGGGTGAATACATGACGGTCGTTTGCATTTTTTGCAAATAGCTTCATCTTTCCCTTTCATCTGATACATATTAGCGGAAGGACCTCCCAAATCACTTAAATATCCCTTGAAATCGGGTAACTGAATAACTTCTTTTACCTCTTTCAGTATAGACTCTTTGCTTCGGCTGACAATAAACTTTCCCTGATGGGCGGAAATGGTACAGAATGCACAGCCGCCGAAACATCCCCGGTGAATGTTGATGGAAAATTTAATCATATCGTATGCCGGAATCCGTTTCCCTTTGTATTTTGGATGAGGCAGGCGGGTATATGGTAAATCAAACGAATGATCGAGGTCTTTCTGGCTCATCGGAGGATAGGGAGGATTGACTACGACTATCTTATTCCCTACTGCTTGTGTGATTCGTGAAGCCGAATATTTGTTGGATTCTTCTTCGATATGTCGGAAGTTACTAGCCTGTTTCTTTTTATCTGCCAAACATTCTTCGTGTGAATAAAGTTGAAGGTCATCTTCGGCAGATGTCCATTCTGTTGCACGACAAAGATAGGCTGTCTGGGGCACAGATCCGATAATTGTTCTAAATTTGCTGCTTGTCAGTACAGGTTCTTCAGTGGTGAGCAGGCTTTTCATATTTTTCACCAGGTCTGCAAGAGGCTTTTCTCCCATTCCGTAGATGAGCAGATCTGCTCCGCTGTCGCACAAAATACTCTTTTGTACTTTGTCCTGCCAATAATCGTAATGACTCAATCGCCTTAAGCTAGCTTCGATTCCTCCAATGACTACCGGAACATCCGGAAAAAGTTTCTTTAGTATCTGGCTGTAAACTGTAGAAGGATAGTCCGGGCGCATATCCGGTCGGCCGTCCGGAGTATAAGCATCTTCACTGCGTAGGCGTTTGTTGGCGGTATATTTATTAACCATTGAGTCCATGCATCCGCCGGAAATACCGAAGAATAGCCGTGGACGTCCCAACTTCTTGAAGTCGCGTAGGTCGTCACGCCAGTTAGGTTGGGGAACGATGGCTATTTTCAAACCTTCCGCTTCGAGAATGCGTCCGATAACGGCAGCACCAAAAGAAGGATGATCCACATAAGCATCAGCACTGAATAGAACGACATCCAATTCATTCCATCCGCGAAGTTCAACTTCTTTTTTGGTAGTGGGTAACCAGTCGGTCAATCGATATTCTTTCATGCTGCAAAGATACGGATAATAAAAAACATCCCAATGATTTTTTTATTCATTGAGATGTTTAACTTCAATCATCAGGATGTTTTCTTCCAATCATTGGAGTGTTTTCTTAAAACTTCCCGTTGATTGTGAACTGTAATGTCATTTGTTCTCCGTCATAGATTTCACGGAAGCCGATACCTTGCTCGGACAGATATTCCTTTAGATCCTGAAACGCATCAGCATGGTTCATGATAATCTCTATCGTTTCACCCGGAGTGGCAGTGCACATCGCTTTTATTGCAGGAATCAGCGGACTGTATGCTGTTATTCCGCAGGTATCTACCGTAATCATTATTCCTCCTCTTCTTCCGCTTCCGGACTGGAGAGCCAGGTAAGATAAAGCTTGATGAGCTGTTGCAAGCCGAATGCCTTCATATTATTGTGATAAATCACGTCAATACAAAGGTCCAACAAGTCTTTACTGTCTTCCTCCTGACTGGCGATAAGGGAGCGGATATTAAGTTTCAACTTATCCAGAACTGCTTCATCTACAATACCGGTACTGTCGATAAGATGACGGAACAGAGCATATTTCTCAATTGTTCTCAAGTTTTCATTAGATACTTCTATGCTGCGTGTACCGCTGGGATTTGCTTGTATAGTATACATTGTTTTTTAGTTTTAAAGGTTATTATAGTAGCAAAGATAGAATTTAAAATGAGAAACGGATTAAAAAAAAGGATATTTTTTATTTTTGAGTAAAGAATCCCAGAATGCCTGCCATAATGGTTGCCCGGTCTGCTTCGGACTGGATACTTTCAAAAGGAAAGCCCAATACAAAAGTACGGTAGTTTCCTTTGTAGGCAATACCTGCACTCTGATTGCCGGGTGCATACGTAAATACGGGGAAAGCAGTATCTACGGGAACAATACAATCGGCAGCAGGTACAGCATAACTGCTTTCATTAGGCAGACGTGGGATTGTAATAGTACGGCCCAATCCTTTAATCTGATTCGAACTCTTATCCGTCAGGCTACCTTGATAACCATATTTCAGTATTTTCTCCGTAAACTCCCGGTTTCCTTGTGTTCCACTCATATCACTTCCTACATAAGCACCACTGACAAACAGGTTACCTCCCGCTTGGCAATAACTGGTCATAATCCGTTGCATAGCCGAAGAGAATGTCTTGTAATATGCTTTACTTGCAGGATCTTCTTTTTCCAGTCCCAAAATATAATCTACCACCGGATAATCTTCTAATGTAACCAATCCGTTCTCTACTGCTTCGTCGCTGCATGATACGAAACTATATTTTCCGGCTGCCTGAATTGCTTTTCCGTGAATAAAAGGATAGTCGAACGTGTTTCCTGCAATTTTCATTCCTTCTAATTCGTTTCCGCTATGTCCCAGACTTCCTTTTCCTTCTTTACCGGCTTGTGTACGGTCGAAGCCGGTTTGTGCTCCGCAAAATGAAATATTCGATATATACGGAACGCCGGGATCTTGCATTAGATCGAATCCAGCTTTATCAGAAGTGTTAACGACCGCCGGACCGCTGATTCTGTCAAAGCCATTGATGATGATTACTTTTCCCTGTTCACGTTTGGCTTTATAGGCAGAAAGGATTTCAGAAGGAAAACTTTCCCCACCCCGGTTTACAGCAGTTACTTTGAATGAATAAACAAGTCCCGGTTCTATTTTAACGGTGTGGGACGTTTTGCTGACTAAAGTGCCATTGTCAAAACCTCCATAACCGATGCGGGTATATACAATGTATTCCCGTGGTCGTGCAGTCGGTTCTTGCGGATCGTCTTCGCCTTTCCATGAAAGTTCTAATGTATTCTTTTTCTTTCCAAATTGAATGGCGAAATTGCTCACAGGCAGAGGCTGAACAATGTATTCTTTATCGTGCTGGTTGGTAATGAACTGCAAAATTCCTTTGTAGATGGCACGTCCCACTGTAAATTTAAAGTTCGGATCATGTCCTAACTGCATATCTGCGAAGTTCTGGTGGGAGAGTAGTTCAATAATCGTAGAAGGCGTAGCCGGAAGACGTGTTTCGCTATAATTCCGGTTCCACATGCTGCGGCGTGTCCACGGCAAGCTGTAGCTTGAATAAATATCTTTCTGAATCTGTGTCAGCAGAATGTCTGCCAGATCACGTGAGGCATACCGGTCTGTTCCTGCATTCAGTTTGCCATTATTGAAATCGGTGGTGTAAATGCCGAGTGATCCGATCAGTTCGTCTGTTTTGCTGCATCCGGCGTCACTGTGCAATGCCATCGTCATTTCCAAAGGTACGCCCAGACCCGACTGTTGTGGGTTATAGACGGAACTGCCCGATAAATAATTGATAACGTTAGAGCGTGTGTTGATATCGTCTGTATAGTCGTTTTCACCTTTTCGTCCGGCATATACTTCGTATGGCATTCCCGCCCATTGAGCAGAGTAGCGTGCTCCTTCCAAGTAACGCGGTAGCCCGCTGATTTTTCCTCCACGGGCAATGTTTCCCATTCCCCCTCCAAAACGTACTGCATCGGCGCATACAACCCCATGTTCGCTGCTCTCGTTACTAAGTACCACCATGCCGTAGTCGTTGCTCCCTTTATCGAATTCAAAAGTTCCGAGGTAAACCCATGTGCCTCCACCTATTTTCTGATTAACTTTAAATTCGGTTACTCCTCCGTTATGGAATACCAGATATTTGGCGTCGCTTACACTGTTGGGCAATGTTTGGTAGGAAACATAAACAGCATACTTGCCTGTTGCCGGCAGAGTAGGCACCCATTCGGCAAATACCTGGTCTTTATTCTTCTTTTTCTTTCTCTCTGTCGGAATAAAACGACAGGTTCCGTCAGTGAAAGGATTTTCTCCATCTTTATAGATTGTTTTCTTCTGAGCAAATCCTTTTACCGGAGCATTTGCCCAATTAATCTTTTTACCCCCCATTTCCAAATAAAGGGAAGCATTGGGGGTATCATTATCTACAATGATTTCATTCTTTTGTGTATCTCGTTCGCGGGGAGTATAGACAATCGCTCCTGCATTTTCCAGCATTGGAATTACATAAGGAAGGACAAAAGATTGAGTGAACATGTCTTCTGTGGTGCAGAATAATCGGGGACGTTGCCATCCCCATTCGTTTTTATCATTTTTGAAATAGTTGCCGTGGCTTTGCCAGATTGCAATGTGGCGGTCTTGTAGTCCGCGTGAGATTTCATTAGGACGTGAAGTGTTTTTCACCCAGGGAGCTCCTTTATAATCTACATTTAAGGATAACCGCTCCTTATCCTTTTTCTTATTCTGGTAGAAATTAGGTACCAAATCTTCAATGGGTTTCCCATCCGCATAAATGGTGAGTTGGTAATAATGAACGGGACCCGGAAGCAATTCTTTAACTTGATTATAAATGTTTTCTACAGTTTCCGGACGGAAAGGCTGGTAGGCGAAACTCTCCGATGCATAGATTGCAATCGTCTTACGGTCGTAATTAATATCGAAGCTATTCAGTTTAGGAGTGCTGATTTTGGCTGTTGCGGTATATTGGTTGAAGTAATCCGTCAGCCGCTCTTTTACATTTCTTTCAATATCCTGCGCAAAAAGAAAAGTTGCACAGAATGTAAGGCCTAGAAAAAATACTATTATTTTCTTCATACTTGTTGCTTTTTTGCTAAATGCAGATTATCACGGATTATCGCAGATTGTTTTATTCTATTTTTCTTTGCGAAAATCTGCGTTAATCCGCGTTTAATTCTCCCCGCAAAAATAAACAAAAAAGAGCGAGAAGTATCGAAACTTCCCACTCTTCTTTCATTGTTTTATATTCTCTTAATTAAGAATGATTACTCTTATAATGGAACATATTCTACAAATGCTTCCATTGCTTCGTAAGAAGCCAATCCCAATTGATCGTACAAAGTAGCTGTACCACGGTTACGATCTTCGCTACGTTGCCAGAACAAACGTTCGTCGTTACCCAGGAACGGAGCACTTTCCATTTGCGACTGATGTTTCAGGATAGAGTTACGTTTTGCACGAAGTTCTTCCGGACTGATAGGCACTGCCATTTCAATATTCTCGATTTCCCATTCAGCCCACGCACCACGGTACATCCAGATACGACAGTCTTTTAGCCATTTGGCACCTTCTTCTTTTTCAAGATCGACAGCAGCAAATACAGCGTCTGTACATACACGGTGAGTTCCATGTGGGTCGGCTAAATCACCAGCAACAAAAATCTGGTGAGGTTTTATTTCACGGAGCAAGTTGCGTACAATTTCTACGTCTGCTTCACTGATTGGGTTTTTCTGAATCTTACCTGTTTCATAGAATGGCAGATCGAGGAAGTGGCAACGTTCCAGCGGTATATTATTATAAGTACAAGCTGTACGGGCTTCACCACGACGAATCAGACCTTTGATAGTCAGAATATCACGACTGTCCATATCACCGTCTTTCTTCTCCTTCAGGAAATTGCGTATTTCTATATATTTTTCATTGATAACCAAATCTTCGCTATTATTGAAGAGCTGATTGAATCCATTGATAAAATGCATGAAACGAACTACTTCTTCGTCACCTACGGCGATATTACCGGAAGTTTCGTAAGCTACGTGTACTTCGTGCTTTTGTTCTACCAAACGGCGAAGCGTACCACCCATTGAAATAACATCATCATCCGGATGCGGAGAGAAGATGACCACACGTTTCGGATACGGTTTTGCGCGTTCCGGACGATAGGTATCATCAGCATTAGGCTTACCGCCCGGCCATCCGGTAATGGTGTGCTGCAAATCATTGAAGATTTTGATATTTACATTGTACGCAGAACCGTAAAGTGCTAGAAGTTCACTCAAACCGTTTTCGTTATAGTCTTTATTTGTCAACTTCAAAATCGGTTTGCCGGTCAACTGACACAACCAAACGATTGCACTGCGGATTAATTTATCATTCCATTCGCAAGAAGTGACTAACCATGGACGTTGGATACGTGTCAGGTTCATAGCGGCTGAAAGATCAAGAGCTACATGTGCATTATTGTGAGTTTGCAGATAAGAAGCAGGAATTGTGTCAGTGATCGGACCTTCCACACACTCTTTAATCATAGCTGCTTTGTTTTCACCCCATGCAAGCAGATAAACTTTCTTTGCGCCAAGAATAGTAGCTACTCCCATTGTAATGGAGCTGATCGGCGTATTATCCAGCGTTCCGAAAATCTTGGATGCCTCGTTTCGTGATGCATTATCTAACAAAATCAGACGAGTGGTAGAATTCAGTCGGGAACCCGGTTCGTTGAACGCAATGTTACCTACACGACCAATCCCTAAC includes:
- a CDS encoding polyprenol monophosphomannose synthase, whose protein sequence is MQTSDSIVIIPTYNERENIENIIRAVFGLPQVFHILVIEDGSPDGTATIVRKLQQEFPEQLFMIERKGKLGLGTAYITGFKWALEHAYEYIFEMDADFSHNPNDLPRLYQACSEQGGDVSIGSRYVSGVNVVNWPMGRVLMSYFASKYVRFITGIPVHDTTAGFVCYRRQVLETIDLDHIRFKGYAFQIEMKFTAYKCGFKIIEVPVIFINRELGTSKMNSSIFGEAIFGVIKLKVNSWFHKFPQKK
- the mfd gene encoding transcription-repair coupling factor gives rise to the protein MTITELQQQYAAHPNMAVMKRLLKDTSVQTVFCGGLCASAASLFSSVLVQEGGCPFVFILGDLEEAGYFYHDLTQILGTERVLFFPSSFRRSIKYGQKDAANEILRTEVLSRLQKGEEGLCIVTYPDALAEKVVSRKELSNKTLKLNVGEKVDTTFITDVLHSYGFEYVDYVYEPGQYAVRGSIIDVFSFASEYPYRIDFFGDEVESVRTFEVESQLSREKKDGVSIVPDLAVTGDVATSFLDFIPKETTLAMRDFLWLRERIQVVHDEALTPQAIAVQEAEENGGITLEGKLIDGSEFTVRALDFRRLEFGNKPTGTPNASVTFNTSAQPIFHKNFDLVASSFKDYLEKGYSLYICSDSMKQTDRIKAIFEDRGDKINFTPVERTIHEGFVDNTLRLCIFTDHQLFDRFHKYNLKSDKARSGKVALSLKELNQFTPGDYVVHTDHGIGRFSGLVRIPNGDTTQEVLKLVFQNEDVVFVSIHSLHKVSKYKGKEGEAPRLNKLGTGAWEKLKERTKSKIKDIARDLIKLYSQRRQEKGFSYSPDSFLQRELEASFIYEDTPDQSKATIDVKADMESDRPMDRLVCGDVGFGKTEVAIRAAFKAVADNKQVAVLVPTTVLAYQHFQTFRERLKGLPCRVEYLSRARTAAQTKAVLKGLKDGDVGILIGTHRILGKDVQFKDLGLLIVDEEQKFGVSVKEKLRQLKVNVDTLTMTATPIPRTLQFSLMGARDLSVISTPPPNRYPIQTEVHTFNEEVITDAINFEMSRNGQVFFVNNRIANLPELKAMIERHIPDCRVAIGHGQMEPTELEKIILDFVNYDYDVLLATTIIESGIDIPNANTIIINQAQNFGLSDLHQMRGRVGRSNKKAFCYLLAPPLGSLTAEGRRRLQAIENFSDLGSGIHIAMQDLDIRGAGNLLGAEQSGFVADLGYETYQKILTEAVHELKTDEFAELYADEIKGEGQISGEEFVDECQVESDLELLLPANYVTGSSERMLLYRELDGLTLDKDVEAFRARLEDRFGPVPRETEELLRIVPLRRLAARLGAEKIFLKGGRMTLFFVSNPDSPFYQSKAFGKVIDYMMKYTRRCDLREQNGRRSMLIKDVTNVETAVSVLQEIVALQ
- a CDS encoding type II toxin-antitoxin system RelE/ParE family toxin codes for the protein MARLKIVWTETATIVLRRILTFYRVRNGNSKYSRSIYTMINDVLKLVAKYPYIYKATSVPNIRVFHCDYFKVYYRVLEEYILVEAIFDTRQDPDKAPF
- a CDS encoding YgiQ family radical SAM protein; protein product: MKEYRLTDWLPTTKKEVELRGWNELDVVLFSADAYVDHPSFGAAVIGRILEAEGLKIAIVPQPNWRDDLRDFKKLGRPRLFFGISGGCMDSMVNKYTANKRLRSEDAYTPDGRPDMRPDYPSTVYSQILKKLFPDVPVVIGGIEASLRRLSHYDYWQDKVQKSILCDSGADLLIYGMGEKPLADLVKNMKSLLTTEEPVLTSSKFRTIIGSVPQTAYLCRATEWTSAEDDLQLYSHEECLADKKKQASNFRHIEEESNKYSASRITQAVGNKIVVVNPPYPPMSQKDLDHSFDLPYTRLPHPKYKGKRIPAYDMIKFSINIHRGCFGGCAFCTISAHQGKFIVSRSKESILKEVKEVIQLPDFKGYLSDLGGPSANMYQMKGKDEAICKKCKRPSCIHPKVCPNLNTDHRPLLDIYHAVDTLPGIKKSFIGSGVRYDLLLHQSKDEAINRSTAEYTRELIVNHVSGRLKVAPEHTSDRVLSVMRKPSFEQFETFKKIFDRINREENLRQQLIPYFISSHPGCNEEDMAELAVITKRLDFHLEQVQDFTPTPMTVATEAWYSGFHPYTLEPIFSAKTQREKLAQRQFFFWYKPEERKNIINELRRIGRSDLIDKLYGKKR
- a CDS encoding sulfurtransferase TusA family protein, translating into MITVDTCGITAYSPLIPAIKAMCTATPGETIEIIMNHADAFQDLKEYLSEQGIGFREIYDGEQMTLQFTINGKF
- a CDS encoding xanthan lyase; this encodes MKKIIVFFLGLTFCATFLFAQDIERNVKERLTDYFNQYTATAKISTPKLNSFDINYDRKTIAIYASESFAYQPFRPETVENIYNQVKELLPGPVHYYQLTIYADGKPIEDLVPNFYQNKKKDKERLSLNVDYKGAPWVKNTSRPNEISRGLQDRHIAIWQSHGNYFKNDKNEWGWQRPRLFCTTEDMFTQSFVLPYVIPMLENAGAIVYTPRERDTQKNEIIVDNDTPNASLYLEMGGKKINWANAPVKGFAQKKTIYKDGENPFTDGTCRFIPTERKKKKNKDQVFAEWVPTLPATGKYAVYVSYQTLPNSVSDAKYLVFHNGGVTEFKVNQKIGGGTWVYLGTFEFDKGSNDYGMVVLSNESSEHGVVCADAVRFGGGMGNIARGGKISGLPRYLEGARYSAQWAGMPYEVYAGRKGENDYTDDINTRSNVINYLSGSSVYNPQQSGLGVPLEMTMALHSDAGCSKTDELIGSLGIYTTDFNNGKLNAGTDRYASRDLADILLTQIQKDIYSSYSLPWTRRSMWNRNYSETRLPATPSTIIELLSHQNFADMQLGHDPNFKFTVGRAIYKGILQFITNQHDKEYIVQPLPVSNFAIQFGKKKNTLELSWKGEDDPQEPTARPREYIVYTRIGYGGFDNGTLVSKTSHTVKIEPGLVYSFKVTAVNRGGESFPSEILSAYKAKREQGKVIIINGFDRISGPAVVNTSDKAGFDLMQDPGVPYISNISFCGAQTGFDRTQAGKEGKGSLGHSGNELEGMKIAGNTFDYPFIHGKAIQAAGKYSFVSCSDEAVENGLVTLEDYPVVDYILGLEKEDPASKAYYKTFSSAMQRIMTSYCQAGGNLFVSGAYVGSDMSGTQGNREFTEKILKYGYQGSLTDKSSNQIKGLGRTITIPRLPNESSYAVPAADCIVPVDTAFPVFTYAPGNQSAGIAYKGNYRTFVLGFPFESIQSEADRATIMAGILGFFTQK